The DNA window TTGCTAGATGTAACCAATGCTACTCATACCGCCTGGAACGGCAAAACCGCTTATGTAGGGGTGCGTTTTAGTAATGCAGGTAGCATACACTATGGTTGGCTTAAGCTAGAAGTAGCTGCCGATGGTCAATCTTACAAATTATTGGAGTATGCTTACCATGAGCAACCTGATGCTGCAATCCGCGCTGGGCAATCTATGCTTGATGTGGGCAACTTATCGGTATCTAAAACAACAGTGAAAGAAGATGCGTTTGCCAACGACGGTTCAGTAAACGAAACTATTATTTTAAGTTTGTTAAATGGTGAAGAGTTTAACCAAAGTACAGGTGACCTCACCGCTAGCACCCACTTTAGTGTGGCCAATTTGCCTGCTGGTTTATCAGCCAAAATCAAAGTACTGACAACTACTACTGCTGAGCTTTCTTTTACTGGAAAAGCAACCAGCCACGACGAAGTACACAAAGTAAATAATGTGCAAATAGCCCTAAAAGCAGCGGCTGTATCAGGCAACAACGATTTACCATTACCTGTACTTAGCATCTTTTTTATGGATGCATATCAAATCATTTATCGTGATGTAACTCCTGACCTTGAGGTAACAACTGTCAATGTTTGGAATTTTTTCAGAATGGATGTAGGCAATGCTGAGTATGGTGTTTTTTACAATGCCGAGCAGTCTGCTTTTCAGTTAGAGTCTTATGGCAAGTCGGCAGTGTGTGAAGCAGGTACACGAAATATGGTACCGTTACCACTAAATACTGTTATTGGTGAAAACAGCCAATGGGAAGCTGGAGGAGCTTTTCCTGACTTGTTGAATGTAAATAGTCCTACGTATACCGCCTGGAACGGCAAAACTGCTTATGTTGGTATTCGTTTTAATGCAAACGGCAATACGCACTATGGCTGGCTCAAACTGGAAGTAGCTGCTGATGGTCAGTCTTATAAACTATTAGAACACGCCTATAACGAACAGCCTGAAGCTCCTATCAAGGCTGGACAAACCGAAGTTGATGATGAAGTTGAGCCTGAGACTCCTGTAGCAGCTTTTAGTGCCGACCCTACCACTATTTTTGTAGGCCAGAGTGTACAGTTTACTGATGAGTCTACCAACAGTCCTACCAACTGGATTTGGATTTTTGAAGGAGGCGATATTACTACTAGCAACGGTGAGCGTAACCCATTAGTAAGCTATTCTAAAACAGGTACTTTTAGTGTAACCCTTACTGTAAGCAATGCTGAGGGCACGAACACTTTGACCAAAACGGCTTACATTACGGTAATTGACCCACCAGCACCTATTGCTGCTTTTACAGCCAATACTACCAATATCCAGGCAGGTGATACTGTTACCTTTACCGATGAGTCTCTTAATAACCCTACTTCGTGGGCATGGACTTTTGAAGGAGGTACTCCTGCTACCAGTACTGAACAAAATCCTACTGTAACTTACGATCAACCTGGGTTTTATACTGTAACCCTTACGGTGGGTAATTCAGGAGGAGCTAGTATCATAATCAAAAAAGAATACATTATAGTAAGACCTGCTTGTGACTATTGCGACTTTGCCAGTAGCCGAGCTGATTTTGAATACATTGCCGGAGTAAAAATGGGGAATATGACTCATACTTCGGGTGCTGCCGAATACAGCGATTTCAGAGAAAATATGGCCACGGTATTTGCCGGACAAGACAATGCCATTGAGCTTACGCCAGGCTTTGCTGGTACCGAATACAGCGAGTATTTCAGTGTATGGATAGACTATAATGGTGACTGTGATTTTGACGATGCCGGAGAGCTGGTATATACCTCAGAAGGTACAATGAATACAGTAACAGGTATGATTGCCATTCCTGCCGACTTACAAGGAATGACAACGATGCGTGTCGCTATGCGATTTAGTGATGTAGCTACACGCCCCTGTGGTAACTTTGCCGACGGTGAAGTAGAGGATTACACGATTCATATTGTTCCTGGTGATGGTGACAATGATGATGATGATGACGATAACGACAACGACAACGACTATTGTGATGCAGGTGCAGACAACTTAGGCTCTGAGCATATCGCACAAGTGCAGTTAAGCAATATTGATAACTCATCTACATCAAGCGGTTATGCCAACTATACATCAGAGGTGGCCAATGTAAGTGTAGGTCAAACTCATAATTTAACTGTAACGCCAAGTGCAAGCTGGGAGGACAGTAAATTGAGTGTGTGGGTAGACTGGAACCAAGACGGTGACTTTAACGACAGTAACGAGGCCAATGTAGTAACTGGTGTAGGACCTTATAGTATTGAGCTTGACGTACCTGCCGGAGCAAAACTAGGAGAGACTCGTATGCGTATTCGCCTATCTTATGCCAACTCAATGAACGAGCCTTGTGGCAATAGTTGGACTGGCGAAGTAGAAGACTATACCCTGAAGG is part of the Microscilla marina ATCC 23134 genome and encodes:
- a CDS encoding GEVED domain-containing protein, giving the protein MRKNLLQYKLCVLLIMCWTMSAWAQKIPPHYKCGHLPMHKKLMQRANPLLKQQIENARQILEKQTTEYTTLSARQSSASQSVLTIPIVFHVVHDGGVENISDAQIIESVKQLNEDFSATNPGVGDVVNEFKPLVADVGLKFVLAQKDPNGNPTTGITRTRSSITYNGGNLDLKRLIRWPRNMYLNVWVVRSSDGGNGSGFAFYPSGTVGSNAVYDGVVVSHWAVGRTGTAAATHYKLLTHEVGHWANLKHIWGGDSSNSDDSACNDDDDVSDTPNTKGTTGCELTATSCGSLDNNQNYMDYGTCSEMFTEGQKTRMLAAMNSSVGERNNLWTQANLDATLYSSATPRVVFAKTTFSESKTNDGGIDETIELNLLDGATFNVASGELDASAYSITGLPTGFSAKITIANNTTAELVLQGSTDLHAKANSVDDISLSFNASAFGVVVSNLTTSGIGIDFINPYTIVYEDINDLQVTTSAVWTSFNMGFGNATYGIFYNAEKASFQLESYGKSAVCEAGTRNIVPLPFNTVIGSVSQWEAGGNYPDLLDVTNATHTAWNGKTAYVGVRFSNAGSIHYGWLKLEVAADGQSYKLLEYAYHEQPDAAIRAGQSMLDVGNLSVSKTTVKEDAFANDGSVNETIILSLLNGEEFNQSTGDLTASTHFSVANLPAGLSAKIKVLTTTTAELSFTGKATSHDEVHKVNNVQIALKAAAVSGNNDLPLPVLSIFFMDAYQIIYRDVTPDLEVTTVNVWNFFRMDVGNAEYGVFYNAEQSAFQLESYGKSAVCEAGTRNMVPLPLNTVIGENSQWEAGGAFPDLLNVNSPTYTAWNGKTAYVGIRFNANGNTHYGWLKLEVAADGQSYKLLEHAYNEQPEAPIKAGQTEVDDEVEPETPVAAFSADPTTIFVGQSVQFTDESTNSPTNWIWIFEGGDITTSNGERNPLVSYSKTGTFSVTLTVSNAEGTNTLTKTAYITVIDPPAPIAAFTANTTNIQAGDTVTFTDESLNNPTSWAWTFEGGTPATSTEQNPTVTYDQPGFYTVTLTVGNSGGASIIIKKEYIIVRPACDYCDFASSRADFEYIAGVKMGNMTHTSGAAEYSDFRENMATVFAGQDNAIELTPGFAGTEYSEYFSVWIDYNGDCDFDDAGELVYTSEGTMNTVTGMIAIPADLQGMTTMRVAMRFSDVATRPCGNFADGEVEDYTIHIVPGDGDNDDDDDDNDNDNDYCDAGADNLGSEHIAQVQLSNIDNSSTSSGYANYTSEVANVSVGQTHNLTVTPSASWEDSKLSVWVDWNQDGDFNDSNEANVVTGVGPYSIELDVPAGAKLGETRMRIRLSYANSMNEPCGNSWTGEVEDYTLKVQKAGTSSQEAEAGKPKLVLEASAYPNPSPNGQYTVEVPANGQAQQMNIRVFSLQGNLVTSKTAEGNRTTLSLQGLGKGLYHMQVVSGGKVYNKKLIYR